Proteins found in one Mesorhizobium sp. CAU 1732 genomic segment:
- a CDS encoding TIGR01620 family protein, whose protein sequence is MSEPRKPAAFRIEPERKPEPPAPRLAETETPRRPRALKPETAIVVPAEIDVFDEPEVAIAEPPPATPRRRSKLGAIFLGALGILVSLAVGLWVDALIRDLFSRADWLGWLAAGVATVAALAFVVIIARELIGLARLASVEKLRERGAEAIARDDTKAARKLVAELTEFVAQRPETAAGRRALAEHRDEIIDGADLVRLAERELLAPLDAEAQILILNAAKRVSMVTAVSPRALVDIAYVLFEAGRLIRRLAELYGGRPGTLGFVRLARDVIAHLAVTGAIAAGDEFVHQILGQGIAARLSAKLGEGVVNGMMTARIGVAAMETVRPLPFTAVKRPGMGDFLAALTTFARKKASGPAAPEK, encoded by the coding sequence ATGAGTGAACCGAGAAAGCCCGCGGCTTTCCGCATCGAGCCCGAACGCAAGCCGGAGCCGCCCGCGCCGCGTCTCGCCGAAACTGAGACACCGCGCCGTCCGCGCGCGCTGAAGCCCGAGACGGCAATCGTCGTGCCGGCCGAGATCGACGTGTTCGACGAACCGGAAGTCGCGATCGCCGAACCGCCGCCCGCAACGCCGCGCAGACGCTCGAAGCTTGGCGCCATATTTCTCGGTGCGCTCGGTATCCTCGTTTCATTGGCCGTCGGCCTGTGGGTCGATGCTCTCATCCGCGACCTGTTTTCCCGCGCCGACTGGCTCGGCTGGCTGGCGGCAGGCGTCGCAACGGTTGCAGCGCTCGCCTTCGTCGTGATCATCGCGCGTGAACTGATCGGGCTCGCCCGCCTCGCCTCCGTGGAAAAACTGCGCGAACGCGGCGCAGAAGCGATCGCGCGCGACGACACCAAGGCAGCGCGAAAGCTCGTTGCCGAACTGACGGAGTTCGTCGCGCAGCGGCCGGAAACGGCCGCAGGCCGCCGCGCATTGGCGGAGCACCGGGATGAAATCATCGACGGCGCTGATCTCGTTCGCCTGGCCGAACGCGAATTGCTCGCGCCGCTCGATGCCGAGGCGCAAATCCTGATCCTCAACGCAGCCAAGCGCGTCTCGATGGTGACGGCTGTCAGCCCGCGCGCCTTGGTGGACATCGCCTATGTGCTGTTCGAGGCCGGGCGGCTGATCAGGCGTCTGGCTGAACTCTATGGCGGACGCCCCGGCACGCTCGGCTTCGTGCGCCTGGCGCGCGATGTGATCGCACATCTGGCCGTGACCGGAGCAATCGCAGCGGGCGACGAGTTCGTCCATCAAATCCTCGGCCAGGGCATCGCCGCGAGACTGTCGGCAAAGCTCGGCGAAGGCGTGGTGAACGGCATGATGACGGCACGCATAGGCGTTGCCGCCATGGAAACCGTGCGGCCCCTGCCCTTTACGGCCGTGAAGCGCCCCGGAATGGGCGACTTCCTGGCGGCTCTGACCACCTTCGCCAGAAAGAAGGCGAGCGGACCTGCCGCGCCGGAGAAATAA
- a CDS encoding monovalent cation:proton antiporter-2 (CPA2) family protein, which translates to MAGEAAHGVDLIPVVSLLAAGVIAVPLFRRFGLDSVLGYLAAGLVIGPHGLGLFTDPDTIISVAELGVVMFLFVIGLEMQPSRLWSLRGEILGLGVAQVATCGALLTGIGMLLGYSAPVAFVFGMGFVLTSTAIVFQILNERGELSTPKGQRIVSILLLEDIAIVPLLAFVAFIAPGGDSEAGSRWISILIALGSIAGLVLVGRFLLNPMFRILAQSGAREVLTAAALLVVLGAALAMQLGGLSMAMGAFLAGVLLSESTFRHQLEADIEPFRGILLGLFFLGVGMALDLPIIAQNAGLIAVAVIAYMVVKAAGIYTIARLLKSSHNEALERAVLMAQGGEFAFVLYATATSVGLIDGPTNAIFTSTVIVSMVLTPFAMMALKRFTPAPKLSMDGIEAPDGLSGSVLVIGFGRFGQIASQPLLLRGEDVSIIDDDVEMIQAAADFGFKVYYGDGTRLDILHAAGAMHAKAILICIDKPEAATRIAEQIKAEFPLTPVLARAFDRGAAISLIKAGVDYQIRETLESAFVFGRETLVQLGVPIEEADELMEDVRRRDEERLELQVAEGIYAGGQFLQGNQPVPTPLTKPRQEGRAGNEDAAEAIRRATDAEKQVR; encoded by the coding sequence ATGGCTGGTGAAGCCGCACACGGCGTAGACCTCATTCCCGTGGTGTCCCTGCTCGCGGCCGGCGTGATCGCCGTGCCGCTGTTCCGGCGCTTCGGTCTCGATTCGGTGCTGGGCTACCTCGCAGCCGGACTTGTCATCGGACCGCACGGCCTCGGCCTCTTCACGGACCCCGACACCATCATCAGCGTCGCCGAGCTTGGCGTCGTGATGTTCCTGTTCGTCATCGGGCTGGAGATGCAGCCATCGCGGCTCTGGAGCCTGCGTGGTGAGATTCTCGGGCTCGGCGTGGCGCAGGTCGCCACCTGCGGCGCGCTCCTCACCGGCATCGGAATGCTTCTGGGCTATTCAGCCCCCGTCGCCTTCGTCTTCGGCATGGGCTTCGTGCTGACATCGACCGCGATCGTCTTCCAGATCCTCAACGAACGCGGCGAACTCTCGACGCCCAAGGGCCAGCGAATCGTCTCGATCCTGCTGCTGGAAGACATCGCGATCGTCCCTCTGCTGGCATTCGTCGCCTTCATCGCACCCGGCGGAGACAGCGAGGCAGGCTCGCGCTGGATATCGATCCTGATCGCGCTCGGCTCGATCGCCGGTCTGGTGCTGGTGGGCCGCTTCCTGCTCAACCCGATGTTCCGCATTCTCGCGCAGTCCGGCGCGCGCGAAGTGCTGACCGCGGCGGCCCTTCTGGTCGTTCTGGGTGCGGCATTAGCGATGCAGCTTGGCGGGCTGTCGATGGCGATGGGCGCGTTCCTGGCAGGCGTGCTTCTCTCGGAATCCACGTTCCGGCATCAGCTCGAGGCCGACATCGAGCCGTTTCGCGGCATCTTGCTCGGCCTCTTCTTCCTCGGCGTCGGCATGGCGCTCGACCTGCCGATCATCGCGCAGAATGCGGGGTTGATCGCGGTTGCGGTGATCGCTTACATGGTCGTGAAGGCAGCCGGCATCTACACGATCGCACGGCTTCTCAAATCGAGCCACAACGAGGCGTTGGAACGGGCCGTGCTGATGGCGCAAGGCGGCGAATTCGCCTTCGTGCTTTACGCGACGGCGACAAGTGTCGGGCTGATCGACGGGCCCACCAACGCGATATTCACCTCTACGGTCATCGTCTCGATGGTGCTGACGCCCTTCGCGATGATGGCCTTGAAGCGCTTTACGCCTGCCCCGAAACTGTCCATGGACGGCATCGAAGCGCCCGACGGCCTGAGCGGCAGCGTGCTGGTCATCGGCTTCGGCCGTTTCGGCCAGATCGCGAGCCAGCCTTTGCTGCTGCGTGGCGAGGACGTCTCGATCATCGACGACGATGTCGAGATGATCCAGGCGGCGGCCGATTTCGGCTTCAAGGTCTATTACGGCGACGGCACGCGGCTCGACATTCTGCACGCGGCGGGCGCGATGCACGCCAAGGCGATCCTGATCTGCATCGACAAGCCGGAAGCGGCGACGCGCATCGCGGAGCAGATCAAAGCGGAGTTTCCGCTGACACCCGTTCTGGCGCGCGCCTTCGACCGGGGCGCCGCGATTTCGCTCATCAAGGCGGGCGTCGACTACCAGATACGCGAAACGCTCGAATCGGCGTTCGTCTTTGGCCGCGAGACGCTCGTGCAGCTTGGCGTACCGATCGAGGAGGCCGACGAACTGATGGAGGACGTACGGCGACGCGATGAGGAACGGCTCGAACTCCAGGTCGCGGAAGGCATCTATGCGGGCGGGCAGTTCCTGCAAGGGAATCAGCCCGTGCCGACACCGCTGACAAAACCGCGTCAGGAAGGTCGTGCGGGCAACGAGGATGCCGCCGAAGCGATCAGGCGCGCGACGGACGCCGAGAAACAGGTGCGCTGA
- the folK gene encoding 2-amino-4-hydroxy-6-hydroxymethyldihydropteridine diphosphokinase, with translation MPGRNSVRAFLGLGGNIGDPAAAMGAALRSLNDHPSVAVAAVSSLYRTPPWGKTDQPDFLNAVAAVDTTLSARELLDLCLETERALKRVRAERWGPRLIDMDILIFGNAEMDEDGLQLPHPRMLDRAFVLAPLAEIAPSLDLAGLTAAERLESLGQAGIVRLDGCEWWKSAG, from the coding sequence TTGCCTGGCCGCAATAGCGTTCGCGCTTTCCTGGGCCTGGGGGGAAACATCGGTGACCCCGCGGCTGCCATGGGAGCGGCGTTGCGCAGCCTGAACGACCATCCTTCGGTCGCGGTTGCCGCAGTGTCCTCGCTCTATCGCACGCCGCCTTGGGGCAAGACAGATCAGCCCGATTTTCTCAATGCGGTCGCGGCTGTCGATACGACGCTGTCGGCGCGCGAATTGCTCGACCTCTGCCTCGAAACCGAGCGCGCGCTGAAGCGGGTTCGGGCCGAGCGCTGGGGGCCGCGCCTCATCGACATGGACATCCTCATCTTCGGAAACGCTGAGATGGACGAGGACGGGCTGCAACTTCCCCATCCCCGGATGCTCGACCGCGCCTTCGTTCTGGCTCCGCTGGCCGAGATCGCGCCCTCGCTCGATCTTGCGGGACTGACAGCCGCCGAACGTCTCGAATCGCTCGGGCAGGCGGGAATCGTGCGTCTCGATGGCTGCGAATGGTGGAAAAGCGCCGGATAG
- the folB gene encoding dihydroneopterin aldolase: protein MYVIRMKNCAFFARHGVLDEEETLGQRFYVDAELEVHPDMALDSDSIEGTVDYGTVFIEIEKIITGRRRFLIEALALDIAKAICDRFPKVARAQITVRKPNAPVPGVLDYVEVTVAWPQ, encoded by the coding sequence ATGTATGTGATCAGAATGAAGAACTGCGCGTTCTTCGCCCGCCACGGCGTGCTCGACGAGGAAGAGACGCTCGGCCAGCGCTTTTATGTGGACGCTGAGCTGGAGGTGCATCCCGATATGGCGCTCGACTCAGATTCGATAGAGGGAACAGTTGATTACGGCACTGTCTTCATCGAAATCGAGAAGATCATCACCGGTCGCCGGCGGTTCCTGATCGAGGCTTTGGCGCTCGATATCGCCAAGGCGATCTGCGACCGGTTTCCGAAAGTCGCTCGTGCGCAGATTACCGTGCGCAAGCCGAATGCGCCGGTGCCCGGCGTGCTTGATTATGTCGAGGTGACCGTTGCCTGGCCGCAATAG
- the folP gene encoding dihydropteroate synthase, with protein sequence MFDPFDWQLVHGRAMELGPRAVVMGVLNVTPDSFSDGGRHDDTSAALLHVERMVGEGASIIDIGGESTRPGAAPVTAAQEQDRILPVIEALAGRIDVVLSVDTYREETARLAIAAGAHIVNDVWGLQREPGIARVAAETGAGLVIMHTGRERQKQPDVIDDQLLFLSRSLEIASEAGVETARILLDPGFGFAKETADENLDLMARFAELHALGRPLLVGTSRKRFIGTVTGRDPAERAAGTAATSVILRMMGAVIFRVHDVAINVDALRMADAMVARGVAAEKASR encoded by the coding sequence ATGTTCGACCCCTTTGACTGGCAGCTCGTCCATGGCCGCGCGATGGAACTCGGGCCACGCGCCGTCGTCATGGGCGTTCTCAACGTCACGCCGGACAGTTTTTCCGACGGCGGCAGGCATGACGACACGTCAGCAGCGCTCCTTCATGTCGAGCGGATGGTCGGCGAAGGTGCCTCGATCATCGATATCGGCGGGGAATCGACGCGTCCGGGGGCCGCACCGGTTACCGCCGCGCAGGAACAGGATCGCATCCTGCCCGTCATCGAGGCGCTGGCGGGGCGCATCGACGTCGTTCTCTCGGTCGATACCTATCGCGAAGAGACGGCCCGGCTGGCGATCGCCGCCGGCGCGCATATCGTCAATGACGTATGGGGCTTGCAGCGCGAGCCTGGAATTGCCCGCGTGGCCGCAGAGACGGGTGCCGGCCTCGTCATCATGCACACCGGGCGCGAGCGCCAGAAACAGCCTGACGTAATCGACGATCAGTTGCTTTTCCTGTCGCGCTCGCTGGAGATCGCCAGTGAGGCCGGGGTCGAGACGGCGCGCATCCTGCTCGATCCGGGTTTCGGCTTCGCCAAGGAAACGGCGGACGAGAACCTGGACCTGATGGCCCGTTTCGCCGAACTGCATGCGCTTGGCCGCCCGCTGCTCGTGGGCACGTCGCGCAAGCGCTTCATCGGAACCGTCACCGGCCGCGATCCGGCGGAGCGCGCTGCGGGAACGGCCGCGACCAGCGTCATCCTGCGCATGATGGGAGCCGTCATATTTCGGGTGCATGATGTCGCAATCAACGTGGATGCACTGCGCATGGCCGATGCTATGGTCGCGCGCGGCGTTGCAGCAGAAAAGGCGTCGCGGTGA
- a CDS encoding DUF922 domain-containing protein, whose amino-acid sequence MKKFVLTACLVTLMADPVESASLSKTYSYFTIGGTNLEEIEQELKRRGPQVTSTGARHPGATRMEFNTRVGYGERNGRCGVVEATVRVKADMILPRWNRRKGSDSDTRFVWDTLSADIKRHEESHVVIARNHARELEDALKTIRNERSCELAQEKAKQTSARILAKHDREQERFDKIEGINFENRLLRLMRYRLEREAGQAPG is encoded by the coding sequence ATGAAGAAGTTCGTCCTTACCGCCTGCCTCGTCACGCTGATGGCCGATCCGGTCGAAAGCGCGAGCCTGTCGAAGACCTACAGCTACTTCACGATCGGCGGTACGAACCTCGAGGAAATCGAGCAGGAACTGAAGCGGCGCGGCCCGCAGGTGACCAGCACGGGCGCACGGCATCCGGGCGCCACGCGCATGGAATTCAACACGCGCGTCGGCTACGGCGAGCGCAACGGACGGTGCGGCGTCGTCGAGGCGACGGTGCGGGTCAAGGCCGACATGATCCTTCCACGCTGGAACCGCCGCAAGGGCTCGGATTCCGACACGCGATTCGTCTGGGACACGCTGTCGGCCGATATCAAGCGCCATGAGGAGAGCCACGTCGTGATCGCGCGCAACCACGCCCGCGAGCTCGAAGATGCGCTCAAGACGATCCGAAATGAGAGAAGCTGCGAACTTGCGCAGGAAAAGGCCAAGCAGACATCCGCGAGAATCCTGGCAAAGCATGATCGCGAGCAGGAGCGGTTCGACAAGATCGAAGGCATCAACTTCGAAAACCGGCTGCTCAGACTGATGCGCTACCGCCTGGAGCGGGAAGCGGGACAAGCCCCGGGCTGA
- a CDS encoding 2Fe-2S iron-sulfur cluster-binding protein, translating to MTKITYIAFDGTRFDVDAQNGSTVMENAIRNSVPGIEAECGGACACATCHVYVDDAWSEIVGSPEAMEEDMLDFAYEVRPTSRLSCQIRVKDELDGLVVSIPERQG from the coding sequence ATGACGAAGATCACCTACATAGCCTTCGACGGCACGCGTTTCGATGTCGATGCGCAAAACGGCTCGACCGTCATGGAGAATGCAATCCGCAACTCCGTGCCCGGCATCGAGGCGGAATGCGGCGGGGCGTGTGCCTGCGCCACCTGCCACGTCTATGTCGATGACGCATGGTCCGAGATCGTCGGTTCGCCGGAGGCGATGGAGGAAGATATGCTCGATTTTGCCTACGAAGTGCGCCCGACGTCGCGCCTGTCGTGCCAAATCCGGGTCAAGGACGAACTGGACGGTCTGGTCGTCAGCATCCCCGAGCGTCAGGGATGA
- a CDS encoding Hpt domain-containing protein codes for MNPIDLDHLARQTLGDTDLQREVLQMFLEQAQNACERLSSADEAERRMLAHTLKGSARGVGAFPIADCAEAIERRAPSSRDREELAVLVDELGKAVDAIRDVGDHRS; via the coding sequence ATGAATCCTATCGACCTCGACCACCTCGCCCGCCAGACGCTCGGTGACACGGATCTCCAGCGGGAGGTGCTCCAGATGTTTCTGGAGCAGGCACAGAACGCCTGCGAGCGGCTGTCCTCAGCCGACGAGGCCGAGCGACGCATGCTTGCCCACACATTGAAGGGCTCGGCCCGCGGGGTGGGTGCCTTTCCAATCGCGGATTGCGCCGAGGCCATCGAGCGTCGGGCGCCCAGTTCGCGCGACCGTGAAGAGCTCGCGGTGCTCGTCGACGAACTCGGCAAAGCCGTCGACGCGATTCGGGATGTGGGCGATCACCGGAGTTGA